The following coding sequences lie in one Gammaproteobacteria bacterium genomic window:
- a CDS encoding Fic family protein — protein MATFGELLATSLERVKGVAKDNIVQASHIGRADRERLLKNGWLTPIIRGWYILGHPEGQGETTQWYATYWHFICDYLAERYGEAYCLSPESSLDFWLDQNNVPQQLMVVGASGGNTRVELPHDTSLLVWKGEVAQAREVIEGIQTLPLAAALCRASPSFFSHNPTSAEIALRMVDPAAIARYVLDGGHSVIAGRMVAAYRFLGDEAAAETISAGYNMAGERIRETNPFTIEQPLLGQRSRPTRSPYVARIEALWQQMREGVMAAFPKAPGLPDDSSQYLAQVEERYRFDAYHSLSIEGYQVNYDLIERIRQGAWNPDDSANDRDQRNAMAAKGYHLAFNKVCESLSAIFENATAGEVIERDLHKWYQSLFEPSVQAAIVRASDLAGYRNDQVFIRGAAHVPPPKSALMDAMEAFFYCLKNEPEASVRAVLGHFMFVFIHPYMDGNGRIGRFIMNAMLASGGYRWTVIRSDKPRRDKYMDALDLASSKHDISAFAEFVVEEMAVEWGSDVEDID, from the coding sequence ATGGCCACATTTGGGGAATTACTGGCAACCTCTTTGGAACGTGTAAAGGGTGTTGCTAAGGATAATATTGTACAGGCAAGCCACATAGGGCGTGCTGACCGGGAGCGTTTGCTGAAAAATGGCTGGCTCACGCCGATTATCCGTGGCTGGTACATTCTTGGTCATCCTGAAGGGCAGGGGGAAACCACCCAGTGGTATGCCACCTATTGGCATTTTATTTGTGATTACCTAGCTGAACGATACGGTGAAGCGTATTGCCTCTCTCCAGAGTCATCATTAGATTTTTGGCTGGATCAGAATAACGTCCCCCAACAGTTGATGGTGGTGGGTGCCTCAGGGGGCAATACCCGTGTAGAACTACCCCATGACACCTCACTGTTGGTTTGGAAAGGTGAGGTTGCTCAGGCGCGTGAGGTGATTGAGGGCATTCAAACCCTGCCACTGGCCGCTGCGCTTTGCCGTGCCTCCCCCTCATTTTTTAGCCATAACCCCACCTCTGCCGAGATCGCTCTGCGCATGGTCGATCCAGCGGCTATCGCCCGCTATGTGCTCGACGGTGGTCACTCGGTAATCGCAGGGCGTATGGTGGCGGCTTATCGCTTTTTAGGCGATGAGGCCGCAGCAGAGACCATCAGTGCCGGATATAACATGGCAGGGGAGCGCATTCGTGAAACCAACCCATTCACCATTGAGCAACCACTGTTAGGGCAACGCTCACGCCCAACACGTTCCCCCTATGTCGCACGTATTGAAGCCCTGTGGCAACAGATGCGCGAAGGCGTGATGGCTGCTTTTCCTAAAGCACCAGGATTGCCTGATGACTCATCCCAGTACCTTGCCCAAGTGGAGGAACGTTACCGGTTTGATGCCTATCACTCACTCTCTATCGAAGGTTATCAGGTCAACTATGATTTGATAGAACGCATCCGGCAGGGGGCATGGAACCCTGATGACTCAGCTAACGATCGTGATCAACGTAATGCCATGGCGGCTAAAGGCTACCACTTAGCGTTCAATAAAGTCTGTGAGAGTCTATCGGCCATCTTTGAGAACGCCACTGCGGGTGAGGTGATCGAGCGTGATCTGCATAAATGGTATCAATCACTATTTGAACCCTCTGTTCAAGCCGCAATAGTGCGTGCCTCCGATTTGGCCGGGTATCGTAATGATCAGGTATTCATTCGTGGTGCCGCCCATGTGCCTCCACCAAAAAGTGCGTTGATGGATGCGATGGAGGCATTTTTCTATTGCCTAAAAAACGAACCAGAAGCTTCGGTGAGGGCAGTGTTAGGGCATTTCATGTTTGTTTTTATCCATCCTTATATGGATGGCAATGGCCGCATTGGTCGTTTCATTATGAATGCGATGCTGGCCTCAGGTGGCTATCGCTGGACAGTGATTCGCTCTGACAAACCACGGCGAGATAAATACATGGATGCGTTGGATCTAGCCTCATCGAAACATGATATCAGTGCCTTTGCTGAATTTGTGGTGGAAGAGATGGCGGTGGAGTGGGGGAGTGATGTTGAGGATATTGATTGA
- a CDS encoding MmcQ/YjbR family DNA-binding protein: protein MKVNKLEETLGKQKGAEGSNPFGPEALVFKVMGKMFALVSQKEEMPRITLKCRPADGEVLVSQYDSISPGYYMNKRHWITISLSGELPEEMILDLANGSYDLVVSKLTKADKKKLEACE, encoded by the coding sequence GTGAAGGTAAATAAGCTCGAAGAAACTCTCGGAAAACAAAAAGGCGCAGAGGGAAGTAACCCATTTGGCCCAGAGGCACTGGTCTTTAAAGTCATGGGCAAAATGTTTGCGTTGGTATCTCAGAAGGAAGAAATGCCCAGAATTACATTGAAATGCCGCCCGGCGGATGGCGAGGTATTAGTGAGTCAATATGACTCTATTTCACCTGGGTACTATATGAATAAACGACACTGGATCACTATTTCATTAAGCGGAGAGTTGCCCGAGGAGATGATTCTGGATTTGGCCAATGGGTCATATGATTTGGTTGTCAGTAAGCTGACTAAAGCCGACAAGAAAAAGCTGGAAGCGTGTGAGTGA
- a CDS encoding YybS family protein — MRSLASFIMRGRMQAVLITILFAGLSLPLAPFIYLSGGAVALVTLRLGPLSGFSVVLISGVAISLLAMIAMGSLLPGIVFMAMIWLPVWALSVQLRQSGSLNYVIAIACGIGLLLTLLAHLLLGDPVAWWQQVLEPLLATMGDVAGGVEMAAFTEQLSRLMTAIVVVALTLNILFGLFIGRWWQSQLYNPGGFRLEFHQLRLPKALAWIALVVMLVSMFAQQGAGMLAGNLMIVLVFFYLLQGVAIIHGVVAERKMNVGWLIGLYLLMVFALPQVAALLMLLGLSDTWLDIRRRLSRPEKDQQKSDDQDSAD; from the coding sequence ATGCGGTCTTTGGCATCATTTATTATGCGTGGCCGCATGCAGGCAGTTCTGATTACAATACTGTTTGCTGGATTATCGCTGCCGCTCGCGCCCTTCATCTACCTGAGTGGTGGTGCGGTGGCGCTGGTGACATTGCGCTTGGGTCCATTGAGCGGCTTTTCGGTTGTTCTAATATCCGGTGTTGCGATTTCGCTATTAGCGATGATTGCGATGGGGAGCTTGCTTCCCGGCATTGTGTTCATGGCGATGATCTGGTTGCCCGTTTGGGCGCTATCAGTGCAGTTACGGCAGAGCGGTTCGCTGAATTACGTGATCGCCATCGCATGTGGTATCGGGTTGCTATTGACCTTGTTGGCACATCTGTTATTGGGTGATCCGGTTGCCTGGTGGCAGCAGGTGTTGGAGCCGCTCTTGGCAACCATGGGTGATGTGGCCGGTGGCGTCGAAATGGCGGCTTTTACCGAGCAGTTGTCCCGACTCATGACAGCGATTGTCGTAGTTGCCTTGACACTGAATATACTGTTTGGCCTTTTTATTGGGCGATGGTGGCAGTCACAGTTGTATAACCCGGGCGGGTTTAGGCTAGAGTTTCATCAGCTTCGCCTGCCAAAAGCACTCGCATGGATAGCCCTTGTGGTGATGTTAGTGTCAATGTTTGCCCAGCAGGGCGCGGGGATGCTGGCAGGCAACTTGATGATTGTTTTGGTTTTTTTCTACCTCCTACAGGGGGTGGCGATTATCCATGGCGTGGTTGCCGAACGGAAAATGAATGTGGGCTGGTTGATCGGCCTCTATCTTTTGATGGTGTTTGCACTGCCGCAAGTTGCAGCTCTGTTGATGCTGCTGGGGCTTAGTGATACTTGGCTTGATATACGCCGACGCCTCTCTCGCCCCGAGAAAGATCAGCAGAAGAGTGATGATCAGGACAGCGCTGATTGA
- the dnaB gene encoding replicative DNA helicase yields the protein MSPKANSGNPVDESTASLKIPPHSIEAEQSVLGGLMLDNNAWDQVLDLIAEEDFYRHDHRMIFAAIAVLAGRNEPCDAITLSEQLDKMAELEGVGGLSQLGMLAKNTPSAANIRAYAEIVREKSVLRQLIDVGTTIANSGYQPDGRSSSELLDLAESLVFKIAEQGSKSKQGFQDINELLVKAVDKIDTLYNSDSPITGITTGFVDFDKQTSGMQPSDLIIVAGRPSMGKTTFSMNIAENAALKTKKPVAIFSMEMPGEQLVMRMLSSFGRIDQTRLRSGNLEDEDWPRLTSAVSLLQQTQIFIDDTPSLSPNDLRARSRRLVREHGDLALIVIDYLQLMQVPGSKENRTAEISEISRSLKALAKELNVPVVALSQLNRSLESRPNKRPINSDLRESGAIEQDADVIVFIYRDEVYNEDSPDKGVAEIIIGKQRNGPIGTTRLTFLGKYTKFENYAGPAYDEDGFT from the coding sequence ATGTCCCCAAAAGCAAACTCGGGTAACCCGGTCGATGAATCGACAGCCTCTTTAAAGATTCCACCGCACTCGATTGAGGCGGAGCAGTCGGTGCTCGGCGGGCTCATGTTAGATAACAACGCCTGGGATCAGGTGCTTGATCTGATCGCCGAGGAGGACTTTTATCGCCATGATCACCGGATGATTTTTGCGGCGATAGCGGTTCTAGCGGGGCGAAATGAGCCATGTGATGCCATTACACTCTCTGAACAGCTGGATAAAATGGCAGAGCTGGAGGGTGTGGGGGGGCTTAGTCAGCTGGGGATGTTGGCAAAAAACACCCCGAGTGCGGCCAATATTCGTGCATACGCTGAAATAGTCCGCGAAAAATCAGTGTTGCGGCAGTTGATTGATGTGGGAACAACGATTGCCAACAGTGGCTATCAACCCGATGGGCGTAGCAGTAGTGAGCTGCTTGACCTGGCTGAGAGTCTGGTTTTCAAAATTGCGGAGCAGGGTTCGAAAAGTAAGCAGGGCTTTCAGGATATTAACGAGCTGCTGGTCAAGGCTGTTGATAAAATTGATACTCTCTATAATAGCGACTCACCGATTACCGGTATTACGACCGGTTTTGTCGATTTTGATAAACAGACCTCGGGGATGCAGCCGTCAGATTTAATTATTGTTGCGGGCCGGCCCTCAATGGGCAAAACAACCTTTTCAATGAACATTGCTGAAAACGCGGCACTGAAGACCAAAAAGCCAGTGGCTATTTTCAGTATGGAGATGCCGGGTGAGCAGTTGGTGATGCGAATGCTCTCCTCATTTGGCCGTATTGATCAGACCAGGCTCCGCAGTGGTAATCTGGAGGATGAAGATTGGCCGCGTCTTACCTCGGCTGTCTCACTCTTGCAGCAGACGCAGATTTTTATCGATGATACACCTAGCTTAAGCCCCAACGACTTGCGTGCCCGTTCCCGTCGGCTGGTGCGTGAGCACGGTGATCTGGCACTGATCGTGATTGATTATCTTCAGCTGATGCAGGTGCCGGGTTCAAAAGAGAACCGTACTGCAGAAATATCTGAAATTTCACGGTCGTTGAAGGCGTTGGCTAAAGAGTTGAATGTGCCGGTTGTGGCGCTCTCTCAGCTTAACCGTAGCTTGGAGAGTCGGCCTAATAAACGTCCGATCAACTCTGATTTGCGCGAGTCGGGGGCGATTGAGCAGGATGCGGATGTGATTGTCTTTATCTATCGTGATGAGGTTTATAACGAAGATAGCCCAGACAAAGGTGTGGCGGAGATTATTATCGGTAAACAGCGTAATGGCCCCATTGGCACCACGCGCCTGACCTTTTTGGGTAAATACACCAAATTTGAAAACTACGCCGGGCCTGCCTACGATGAGGATGGGTTCACGTGA
- the rpsF gene encoding 30S ribosomal protein S6 has translation MKHYEIVFLVHPDQSEQVSAMIERYRGIIEADEGKVHRLEDWGRRQLAYPINKIHKAHYVLMNVECSKNALDELTSMFRFNDAVLRNMVVSMKGPVVEASPQARREESQGRTEETKAAAE, from the coding sequence ATGAAACATTATGAAATCGTATTTCTGGTTCATCCGGATCAGAGCGAGCAGGTCTCTGCAATGATCGAGCGTTACCGTGGAATCATCGAGGCGGATGAAGGAAAAGTTCATCGCCTGGAAGATTGGGGTCGCCGCCAGTTGGCCTATCCTATTAACAAAATCCATAAAGCACACTATGTTCTGATGAATGTTGAGTGCTCAAAAAATGCATTGGATGAGTTGACCAGTATGTTCCGCTTTAATGACGCGGTGCTGCGTAATATGGTTGTCAGCATGAAGGGCCCAGTGGTTGAAGCATCACCACAAGCACGTCGTGAAGAGAGCCAGGGACGTACTGAAGAGACTAAAGCAGCTGCAGAGTAA
- a CDS encoding M48 family metalloprotease — MRKKKKEADDFALEQMDRFGIPVDHFAAVMGRLGGFYLNKNDAAETETLQQEKSIADFFSTHPTTKERIKLVDQFKANHP, encoded by the coding sequence ATGCGAAAAAAGAAAAAAGAGGCTGATGATTTCGCGCTTGAGCAAATGGATCGCTTTGGTATCCCCGTCGACCATTTTGCGGCGGTCATGGGGCGCTTAGGAGGTTTTTACCTGAATAAAAATGATGCGGCGGAAACAGAAACACTACAACAAGAAAAATCAATTGCTGATTTCTTTTCTACACACCCAACGACTAAAGAACGAATAAAACTCGTTGATCAATTCAAAGCAAACCACCCATGA
- a CDS encoding phospholipase D-like domain-containing protein has protein sequence MTIQFYPGAEGVMTTSSVSNAQPAQQADDDFIKLYTEGDELFDAMLAKIAAAKKRVWMETYIFADDEVGRCFAQALADKAKAGVEVHLLVDAWGSLFQFYRTLGPQLKIAGVELHHFHRWYWREPFRYNRRDHRKLLVVDGEVAFLGGFNIHRQSSQRYYGAKRWRDTHASFKGALALQADELFDAFWRGDKKHVPREDKQVNSVLVPNQTRSSRRRIACIYADFLGAAKQQVCLTTPYFVPDHHTQKTLLAAVKRGVNVRLLVPCSSDVRLARWAANAVYASLLDAGVKIYEYQPRMLHAKVAIADGQWATLGTANLDYRSLLQNYELNLVSRDPDLCQRLQAQFEADLAEASPVCATRWRQRRWIPRLAELLGWSVRRWL, from the coding sequence TTGACGATACAATTTTATCCGGGTGCCGAGGGTGTAATGACAACCTCCAGTGTCAGTAACGCGCAGCCAGCTCAACAAGCTGATGACGATTTTATTAAGCTTTATACCGAAGGGGATGAGCTGTTTGATGCCATGCTTGCGAAGATAGCGGCAGCGAAAAAACGGGTCTGGATGGAGACCTATATTTTTGCGGATGATGAAGTGGGGCGCTGTTTTGCTCAGGCTCTAGCAGATAAAGCGAAAGCGGGTGTTGAAGTACACCTTTTGGTGGACGCGTGGGGTTCGCTGTTTCAGTTTTACCGAACACTGGGGCCGCAGCTTAAAATAGCCGGTGTGGAGCTGCACCATTTTCATCGCTGGTATTGGCGTGAGCCCTTCCGATATAACCGCCGTGACCACCGCAAACTGCTGGTAGTGGATGGTGAGGTCGCTTTTTTGGGTGGTTTTAATATTCACCGACAAAGCTCGCAACGCTATTATGGCGCTAAGCGCTGGCGTGATACTCACGCTTCATTTAAAGGGGCGCTAGCACTTCAGGCTGATGAGCTGTTTGATGCCTTTTGGCGGGGCGATAAAAAACATGTACCGCGAGAAGATAAACAGGTGAATAGCGTATTAGTACCCAACCAAACGCGCTCCAGCCGGCGGAGAATCGCCTGTATCTATGCCGACTTTCTGGGCGCTGCCAAACAGCAGGTCTGCCTGACGACACCCTACTTTGTGCCTGATCACCACACCCAGAAAACCTTGCTGGCAGCGGTAAAACGTGGTGTTAATGTGCGTCTGCTAGTACCGTGCTCCAGTGATGTTCGCCTGGCCCGCTGGGCCGCAAATGCAGTGTACGCCTCTCTGCTGGATGCCGGGGTGAAAATTTATGAATATCAGCCGCGAATGCTGCACGCCAAAGTGGCTATTGCCGATGGCCAGTGGGCAACGCTGGGTACCGCCAACCTTGACTACCGCAGCCTGCTTCAAAATTACGAGTTGAACCTGGTCAGTCGAGACCCCGATCTTTGTCAACGTCTGCAAGCACAGTTTGAGGCCGATTTGGCAGAGGCTTCGCCGGTGTGTGCGACACGTTGGCGGCAACGCCGCTGGATTCCTCGGTTGGCTGAACTTTTGGGGTGGAGCGTGCGGCGCTGGTTGTAA
- a CDS encoding lycopene cyclase domain-containing protein — protein sequence MNSDQYVWLLWSSAFLVPWGLVYWRFPAQRRAMLWASLFTMPFGLSEPIFVPEYWMPPSLFDLAETTGFDIESLIFCFGIGGIGSVFYNLISQKVPQAVAACTRHQHRYHYAALSTPFVVFMVLYFFPWNPIYPAIIAMFAGAWATLMCRPDLKRKTWIGGLLFLVYYAIFLAGLEWSAPGYIDRVWNMDVLTGMTIWFMPIEELLFAIGFGMYWSGVYEHFTWKKLSDEVRPNVSG from the coding sequence ATGAATTCTGATCAATATGTGTGGCTACTCTGGTCGAGTGCGTTCCTAGTTCCGTGGGGGCTAGTCTACTGGCGCTTTCCCGCACAGCGGCGAGCGATGCTATGGGCCAGCCTGTTTACCATGCCGTTTGGCCTGAGCGAGCCTATTTTTGTGCCCGAATACTGGATGCCCCCCAGTCTGTTTGACCTGGCAGAGACGACCGGCTTTGATATCGAAAGCCTGATTTTCTGTTTTGGTATTGGCGGTATTGGGTCGGTATTTTACAACCTGATAAGCCAGAAAGTCCCCCAAGCCGTGGCGGCTTGTACACGCCATCAACACCGTTATCATTATGCAGCACTCTCCACGCCATTTGTTGTATTTATGGTGCTCTACTTCTTCCCCTGGAATCCAATCTACCCCGCTATTATCGCCATGTTTGCCGGCGCATGGGCCACCCTGATGTGCCGACCGGATCTGAAGCGAAAAACCTGGATAGGCGGACTGCTGTTTTTGGTCTATTACGCCATCTTTCTGGCCGGTTTGGAGTGGAGTGCGCCGGGCTATATCGACCGGGTGTGGAATATGGACGTGCTAACCGGTATGACGATTTGGTTTATGCCCATCGAAGAGCTGCTATTCGCCATCGGTTTCGGCATGTATTGGTCGGGTGTTTATGAACACTTTACTTGGAAAAAATTATCTGATGAGGTGAGGCCTAACGTCTCCGGGTGA
- the rpsR gene encoding 30S ribosomal protein S18 produces the protein MARYFRRRKFCRFTAEGITEIDYKDLATLKNYVTETGKIVPSRITGTKARYQRQLSTAIKRARFLALLPYCDAHEN, from the coding sequence ATGGCTCGTTATTTTCGTCGTAGAAAGTTCTGCCGCTTCACGGCAGAGGGTATTACAGAAATCGATTACAAAGATCTCGCTACCCTGAAAAATTATGTTACTGAAACCGGTAAAATTGTACCTAGTCGTATTACAGGTACAAAAGCACGCTATCAGCGTCAGCTCTCTACCGCTATCAAACGTGCTCGTTTCCTTGCGCTATTGCCCTATTGTGATGCGCACGAAAACTAA
- the rplI gene encoding 50S ribosomal protein L9, producing the protein MDVILLEKVRNLGSLGDKVSVKSGYGRNFLIPQSKAVPATASNIASFEARRAELEKDASELLVAAQLRAEKLEGLVAVTIVGNAGDEGKLFGSIGTADIAAAVTAAGVELSKAEVRMPEGAIRAIGEYSVAVHLHVDVDSQVSVSVIAE; encoded by the coding sequence ATGGATGTGATTCTTCTCGAGAAAGTTCGTAACCTGGGAAGCCTGGGTGATAAAGTTTCTGTAAAATCGGGCTATGGCCGTAATTTTTTAATTCCACAAAGTAAGGCAGTGCCGGCAACGGCATCAAACATTGCCTCTTTTGAGGCACGTCGTGCCGAGCTTGAAAAGGACGCATCTGAACTGTTGGTAGCAGCTCAGTTGCGTGCGGAAAAGCTGGAAGGGCTTGTAGCGGTAACAATCGTTGGTAATGCAGGCGATGAAGGTAAGTTGTTTGGCTCTATCGGTACAGCCGATATTGCGGCTGCAGTAACAGCGGCGGGTGTTGAGCTCAGTAAAGCTGAAGTGCGTATGCCTGAAGGGGCTATTCGTGCAATAGGTGAATATAGTGTTGCGGTTCATCTGCATGTTGATGTTGATAGCCAAGTGAGTGTTAGCGTAATAGCTGAATAA
- the alr gene encoding alanine racemase, with the protein MIQRAWATIDLVALQHNLSVAKQAAPQSKLLAVIKADSYGHGLCQVAKALKNADGFGVACLQEAIKLRESGIQKTILLLEGVFSFEELKGVQQYQLSIVVHQLQQVEWLEQLANSRDGLISTWLKLDTGMHRLGFSAAQFVEAAARLKNCAVVGSDITLMSHFANADSPSHPANQRQLSLFNTLSKTSSKSMANSAALLALPQSRFDWVRPGIMLFGCSPFVAWEAEGHDLRPVMTLKARLFEIKRLKKGDAIGYGGSWVCPEDMKVGVVSIGYGDGYPRHAASGTPVLIDGYNCSLVGRVSMDMICVDLRNHPGAQCGNEAVLWGAGLAIERVAIAADTIGYELLCGVTSRVKLEYLG; encoded by the coding sequence GTGATTCAACGAGCCTGGGCTACCATTGACCTGGTCGCGCTACAGCATAATCTGTCGGTTGCAAAACAGGCCGCGCCACAGAGTAAGTTATTGGCGGTGATCAAGGCGGATAGTTATGGTCATGGTCTCTGCCAGGTCGCCAAGGCGCTGAAAAATGCCGATGGTTTTGGTGTGGCTTGCCTGCAAGAGGCGATCAAGCTGCGTGAGTCGGGCATCCAGAAAACTATTCTGCTGTTGGAAGGTGTTTTCAGCTTTGAAGAGCTTAAAGGGGTGCAGCAGTATCAATTGTCGATTGTTGTTCACCAGCTTCAGCAGGTTGAGTGGCTAGAGCAGTTAGCGAATAGCCGTGATGGCTTGATATCCACCTGGCTGAAGCTCGACACAGGCATGCACCGTTTGGGTTTTTCTGCCGCGCAGTTTGTTGAGGCCGCAGCACGCCTGAAAAATTGTGCGGTGGTTGGTAGTGATATTACCCTGATGAGTCATTTTGCAAATGCCGACTCACCCTCTCACCCGGCAAATCAGCGGCAACTCTCTTTGTTCAATACGCTATCGAAAACATCATCGAAAAGTATGGCGAATTCCGCAGCACTGCTTGCGCTGCCGCAGAGTCGATTTGACTGGGTACGACCGGGTATCATGCTTTTTGGCTGCTCTCCTTTCGTCGCGTGGGAAGCTGAAGGGCACGATCTACGCCCTGTGATGACGTTAAAGGCGAGGCTGTTTGAGATTAAACGGCTCAAAAAGGGCGATGCTATCGGCTATGGTGGTAGTTGGGTCTGCCCCGAGGATATGAAGGTTGGCGTGGTCTCTATCGGCTATGGCGATGGTTACCCGCGTCATGCCGCCAGCGGCACACCCGTGTTGATTGACGGTTATAATTGCTCGCTGGTGGGGCGGGTCTCTATGGATATGATCTGTGTGGATCTGCGAAATCACCCAGGTGCCCAATGTGGTAACGAGGCTGTTTTATGGGGTGCTGGGCTTGCCATAGAACGGGTTGCCATCGCAGCAGATACGATTGGCTATGAGCTGCTGTGCGGAGTTACATCACGGGTTAAGTTGGAGTATTTGGGGTGA
- a CDS encoding APC family permease, with amino-acid sequence MENHSQHNKKLQYKKNSLTLLGAVSMGTGVMIGAGILALTGQIAELAGSLFPLAFLAAAVVTGFSAYSYVKLSNAYPSAGGIAMFLQKAYGKGVMTAAGALLMYFSMVINQSLVAKTFGTYSVQLFDIDPGSWIVLALAVGLLIFAFLLNVSGNRAIGFFSLVMAFIKIGGIVVFAVGGLWIADFSFESSPVTSEADATVTGFIAAMALAILAYKGFTTITNSGSEIVDPHRNVGRAIIISIVICVVIYFLVALAVAGNLSLPEIIAAKDFALAEAARPAMGDYGLWFTVALAIVATASGVIASIFAVSRMLAMLTDMKLVPHRHFGMPGTIQNHTLVYTIVIAIFLTLFFDLSRIASLGAIFYLLMDIAVHWGVYRHLRKEIKANAAVLITAIVFDVVVLSAFLIVKASTDMMVIYAALIGVLIVFVGERYYLRQPAVTDESESREHGK; translated from the coding sequence ATGGAAAATCACTCTCAACACAATAAAAAACTGCAGTATAAGAAAAATAGCCTGACCTTATTGGGCGCGGTATCCATGGGTACTGGGGTGATGATCGGCGCGGGCATTCTAGCGCTGACCGGGCAGATTGCAGAGCTTGCAGGTTCGCTGTTTCCGCTGGCGTTTCTTGCGGCGGCGGTGGTAACAGGATTTAGTGCATACTCCTATGTGAAGCTATCCAACGCCTACCCTTCGGCAGGTGGTATTGCGATGTTTTTGCAAAAAGCCTACGGCAAGGGCGTGATGACAGCGGCGGGCGCACTGCTGATGTACTTTTCAATGGTTATTAACCAAAGTCTAGTGGCAAAAACCTTTGGTACTTACAGTGTTCAACTGTTTGATATTGATCCGGGCAGCTGGATCGTGCTGGCGCTGGCGGTTGGTTTGCTTATTTTTGCCTTTCTGCTCAATGTTTCGGGTAACCGTGCGATTGGTTTTTTCTCGCTGGTGATGGCCTTTATTAAAATTGGCGGCATTGTGGTATTTGCCGTGGGTGGTTTATGGATTGCAGACTTTTCGTTTGAAAGTAGTCCGGTGACAAGCGAGGCAGATGCTACTGTTACCGGGTTTATTGCCGCTATGGCGTTGGCGATTTTGGCTTATAAGGGCTTTACCACGATTACTAATAGCGGCTCTGAGATTGTAGATCCTCATCGCAATGTCGGTCGAGCGATTATTATCTCAATTGTGATTTGTGTGGTGATCTATTTTCTGGTGGCACTGGCGGTCGCGGGTAACTTGAGTCTACCGGAAATTATCGCCGCAAAGGATTTTGCACTGGCAGAGGCGGCGCGCCCGGCAATGGGTGACTATGGCCTCTGGTTTACTGTCGCGCTGGCCATTGTTGCCACCGCATCCGGTGTGATCGCCAGCATATTCGCCGTATCACGCATGCTGGCAATGTTAACCGACATGAAGCTGGTGCCCCATCGCCACTTTGGTATGCCGGGTACTATTCAAAATCACACCCTGGTCTACACCATCGTGATTGCTATTTTCCTCACTCTGTTTTTTGACTTAAGCCGTATCGCATCCCTCGGCGCTATTTTCTATCTGTTAATGGATATTGCCGTGCATTGGGGTGTCTACCGCCACCTTCGAAAAGAGATTAAAGCCAACGCGGCGGTTTTGATTACGGCGATTGTTTTTGATGTGGTGGTATTGAGTGCCTTTTTAATCGTGAAAGCCTCCACTGATATGATGGTGATCTATGCCGCGTTGATTGGCGTGTTGATTGTCTTTGTGGGCGAGCGGTACTATTTGCGTCAGCCTGCTGTTACTGATGAGTCAGAAAGCCGTGAACATGGAAAATAG